The Pleuronectes platessa chromosome 13, fPlePla1.1, whole genome shotgun sequence genome includes a window with the following:
- the LOC128454105 gene encoding E3 SUMO-protein ligase ZBED1-like, with protein MNKNHFIYTRHVFTPSMRTFDLSDGALDTCAMHSHHLANQMKQQLAVGAGSVPGSYVPPGPMCSGATLKLVGVNFVATARLCNTMAEKGENSEENVVDEDLVVKKNCTSAIWSYFGFRSDDVLQTQVLCKTCRTAVATSRGNTTNLHHHLQHNHKELHEQFKASQTTKPKTVSSSKSKTLQQSISQSFACVTPYEKTSKRHGEITEAITRYLAKDMMPINTVTKDGFVSLIRKLDRRYSIPSRNYFSQVAIPKMYDTCRKTVESELGQIEHYACTTDLWSSRTTEPYISLTVHFLDQDFELKTRCLQTAYFPGEHTGENIACGLREALTSWNLREEQLACITTDNGSNVVKATELNHWVRLQCFGHRLHLAIENAVKDDSRIARAAGLCKKLVGHFSHSWKQKMALKEAQQEHNLPEHSLITECPTRWGSRQKMMERILEQRQAISNVLSADRKTRHLVPSWQDLDVLESVNLALHPLQVFTDALSGESYVSVSYVKPVLHLLNTSVLAEKEDDTNLTKTIKVKILDYMNTKYDDPATQELLDTASFMDPRFKVSYISSERVQDIKTRVMSEMKETARKEGTPSDNTEAQSMDPPSNKKAKRSLGSLLKTSPGPTTPTASSMQLEQALEAELNSYLLSPTIDSEADPLAWWKLHQVTYSRLSKLARRYLCIAATSSPSERLFSTSGNVVTCQRACLKPSKVNMLVFLAKNLP; from the exons CGGGTCCTATGTGTTCCGGAGCCACCCTCAAATTAGTTGGTGTTAATTTTGTGGCGACTGCGAGGCTATGTAACACGATGGCGGAGAAAGGAGAGAATAGCGAGGAAAATGTGGTTGACGAAGACCTTGTGGTGAAAAAGAACTGCACTTCTGCAATTTGGAGTTATTTTGGATTCCGTAGCGACGACGTGTTACAAACACAGGTACTGTGTAAAACATGCCGAACAGCTGTGGCAACttccagaggaaacacaacaaacctcCATCACCACCTGCAACACAACCATAAAGAACTACACGAACAATTCAAAGCTAGCCAAACCACAAAACCAAAAACGGTGAGTAGCAGCAAATCTAAAACCTTGCAACAGTCCATTTCTCAGAGTTTTGCGTGCGTGACTCCTTACGAGAAAACATCCAAACGCCACGGAGAAATAACAGAGGCCATAACTCGTTATTTGGCTAAGGACATGATGCCTATAAACACAGTGACCAAAGATGGTTTTGTGAGTCTAATAAGGAAACTGGACCGAAGATACAGCATTCCATCACGCAATTATTTTTCCCAAGTCGCCATTCCAAAAATGTACGACACATGCAGGAAGACAGTGGAATCGGAACTGGGTCAAATTGAACACTACGCCTGTACCACAGATCTTTGGTCCAGTCGAACGACAGAGCCCTACATCAGCCTCACTGTACACTTCCTGGATCAAGACTTTGAACTGAAAACGCGATGTCTACAGACAGCCTACTTCCCCGGAGAACACACTGGGGAAAACATTGCGTGTGGACTACGTGAGGCTTTGACCAGCTGGAATTTGCGGGAAGAGCAGCTAGCTTGCATCACCACCGACAACGGGTCAAACGTTGTGAAGGCCACCGAACTCAACCACTGGGTCAGACTTCAGTGTTTTGGCCACAGGCTGCATCTTGCCATCG AAAATGCTGTTAAAGATGACAGCCGCATTGCCCGTGCTGCTGGGCTTTGTAAAAAATTGGTGGGACATTTCTCCCACAGCTGGAAGCAGAAGATGGCACTGAAAGAAGCACAACAGGAGCACAACCTCCCAGAGCACTCACTCATCACAGAATGCCCAACTAGGTGGGGCTCGAGGCAAAAGATGATGGAGAGGATCTTGGAGCAGCGGCAAGCCATATCTAATGTCCTCTCGGCAGACCGAAAAACACGGCATCTGGTTCCCTCCTGGCAGGACCTGGATGTACTGGAGTCTGTAAACCTGGCATTACACCCTTTGCAAGTATTTACTGATGCTCTTTCCGGGGAAAGCTATGTGAGTGTTTCATATGTGAAACCAGTCCTTCATCTCTTGAATACATCAGTTCTTGCAGAAAAGGAAGATGACACCAATTTAACCAAGACCATTAAAGTGAAAATCCTGGATTacatgaatacaaagtatgatGACCCAGCAACACAAGAACTTCTGGACACTGCATCCTTCATGGACCCCAGGTTCAAGGTCAGCTACATCAGCAGCGAAAGAGTCCAAGACATCAAGACCAGGGTGATgtcagaaatgaaagaaacagcACGGAAG GAGGGAACACCTTCTGACAACACTGAGGCCCAAAGCATGGATCCACCCAGCAACAAGAAGGCAAAGCGATCATTGGGCAGTTTGCTCAAAACAAGTCCAGGCCCCACCACTCCCACCGCATCTTCCATGCAGCTGGAGCAAGCTCTTGAAGCTGAACTTAACAGCTACTTGCTGTCCCCCACCATTGACAGTGAGGCAGACCCTTTGGCTTGGTGGAAACTCCACCAGGTCACCTACTCAAGGCTGAGCAAACTAGCTCGGAGGTATCTTTGTATAGCTGCCACTAGTTCACCCTCTGAGAGGCTATTCAGCACATCAGGGAATGTGGTAACATGTCAACGTGCATGTTTGAAACCCAGCAAAGTCAACATGCTGGTTTTCTTGGCCAAGAACTTGCCCTAA